Proteins from a genomic interval of Syntrophorhabdaceae bacterium:
- a CDS encoding dihydroorotate dehydrogenase electron transfer subunit has protein sequence MDDKVATIIENRHVVSNYFLVKLKLAGPMWKVKPGQFVMLKVPGGELFLRRPFSIFDYGRETISIMYRVVGKGTDALSRAKKNEKTLVLGPLGNGFAAPKRSKPVVITGGIGVAGVHLLAKSLGRKARIFYGCAHKDELAVMKDIMDFNPAIATLDGSRGFKGDVVSLFRREIKPSALGDIEIFTCGPHGMVKSLKKCISASKTPCQVLMEEHMACGLGLCFGCVVKTTDVEEPYKRACKEGPVFDLWQVSL, from the coding sequence GTGGATGATAAAGTTGCAACGATTATCGAGAACCGACATGTGGTTTCAAACTATTTCCTAGTTAAGCTCAAGCTCGCAGGGCCTATGTGGAAGGTGAAGCCCGGCCAATTTGTCATGTTGAAGGTGCCCGGGGGAGAGCTTTTCTTGCGGAGGCCCTTCAGCATCTTTGATTACGGGAGAGAGACCATTTCGATCATGTACAGGGTGGTAGGTAAAGGTACGGATGCGTTAAGCCGCGCGAAAAAGAACGAGAAAACCCTGGTTCTCGGGCCATTAGGTAACGGATTTGCCGCGCCAAAGAGGTCAAAGCCGGTCGTGATAACGGGCGGCATTGGTGTCGCGGGAGTGCACCTGCTTGCGAAGAGCCTTGGGCGCAAGGCCCGGATATTCTACGGGTGCGCGCATAAGGACGAGCTCGCCGTCATGAAGGACATTATGGATTTTAACCCCGCCATCGCCACCCTCGACGGGTCACGGGGGTTTAAGGGCGACGTCGTGTCGCTGTTTCGACGTGAGATCAAACCTTCCGCGTTAGGGGATATAGAAATATTCACGTGCGGACCTCACGGCATGGTGAAAAGCTTGAAAAAATGCATAAGCGCATCAAAGACGCCGTGTCAGGTGCTCATGGAAGAACACATGGCCTGCGGGCTCGGACTCTGTTTCGGCTGTGTGGTAAAAACGACTGACGTGGAGGAGCCCTATAAAAGGGCGTGCAAAGAGGGGCCTGTTTTCGACTTATGGCAAGTATCTCTATAA
- the hisB gene encoding imidazoleglycerol-phosphate dehydratase HisB, with product MERKAKVERKTKETSVTIKWTLDGSGTYTISTGIPFFDHMLSLFAKHGLFDLEVKAKGDIEVDYHHTVEDIGIAMGEALKDALGPSEGIERYGYAIIPMDEALCMFACDLGGRPTLVWKGRIAGRTGDFDLDVVKEFFQGFVNQARVSIHVNLLTGSNLHHKTEAIFKAFGRSLRDAAAKNQRIKGVLSTKGVL from the coding sequence ATGGAAAGAAAAGCCAAGGTAGAACGAAAGACCAAAGAGACCTCTGTAACGATAAAATGGACGCTTGACGGCAGTGGCACCTATACGATATCAACGGGAATCCCCTTTTTCGATCATATGCTGAGTCTCTTCGCCAAGCATGGCCTCTTCGATCTGGAAGTGAAGGCCAAGGGCGACATAGAGGTTGATTACCATCATACGGTTGAGGACATAGGCATTGCCATGGGAGAGGCCTTAAAGGATGCCCTGGGGCCGTCCGAGGGGATAGAGCGTTACGGTTACGCCATCATCCCCATGGACGAAGCGCTCTGCATGTTTGCCTGTGACCTTGGAGGGAGGCCGACTCTGGTCTGGAAGGGCAGGATAGCCGGAAGGACAGGAGATTTCGATCTGGACGTGGTCAAAGAGTTCTTTCAGGGGTTCGTAAACCAGGCGAGGGTCTCAATTCACGTCAACCTCCTCACCGGGAGCAATCTGCACCACAAAACCGAAGCCATCTTCAAGGCCTTCGGGAGATCCTTAAGGGATGCCGCGGCAAAGAACCAACGCATCAAAGGGGTCCTTTCAACAAAAGGCGTTCTGTAA
- the hisG gene encoding ATP phosphoribosyltransferase, with product MKLKIGLPKGSLQETTFRLFKNAGYTIKVAERSYVPAIDDPEIEGLLIRAQEMARYVEEGILDLGITGWDWVLEQDAKVVELTRLKYGKVGFRGVKWVVAVPQDSKIKKVEDLKGKKIATELVGFTKRYLKKRGVDAQVEFSWGATEVKPPLLADAIVEVTETGASLTANNLRIIDTILESETVLVANKKAWADPWKKRKMENIVILLKGALVAEEKVGLKMNVPAKKLGQVIGILPSLHTPTVSNLSDKGWVAIEVILDEKVVRDIIPDLKRAGAQGIVEYPLNKVIV from the coding sequence ATGAAATTGAAAATAGGGTTGCCCAAGGGGAGCCTGCAGGAGACCACGTTCAGGCTCTTCAAGAATGCGGGCTATACCATAAAAGTGGCAGAACGCTCCTACGTGCCCGCCATTGACGATCCGGAGATCGAGGGGCTTCTCATCAGGGCGCAGGAGATGGCCCGCTACGTTGAAGAGGGCATACTTGACCTTGGCATTACAGGCTGGGATTGGGTGCTCGAGCAAGACGCGAAGGTCGTGGAACTCACCAGGCTCAAATACGGAAAGGTGGGCTTCAGGGGCGTAAAGTGGGTTGTTGCGGTTCCCCAGGACTCAAAGATTAAGAAGGTCGAGGATCTCAAGGGCAAGAAGATCGCCACGGAACTCGTGGGTTTTACCAAACGCTATTTGAAAAAACGAGGCGTAGACGCTCAGGTAGAGTTTTCCTGGGGGGCGACAGAGGTGAAGCCCCCACTCCTTGCCGACGCCATCGTTGAAGTGACCGAAACCGGGGCATCGCTTACGGCGAACAACCTGCGCATTATCGATACGATCCTTGAATCTGAGACCGTGCTCGTGGCCAACAAGAAGGCATGGGCCGATCCCTGGAAAAAGCGGAAGATGGAGAATATTGTCATCCTGCTGAAAGGCGCACTCGTTGCCGAAGAAAAGGTGGGCCTCAAGATGAACGTACCTGCGAAGAAGCTGGGGCAGGTTATCGGCATACTCCCCTCGCTCCACACGCCCACAGTTTCTAACCTCTCCGACAAGGGATGGGTGGCTATCGAGGTGATCCTCGACGAAAAGGTTGTGCGGGACATCATACCGGACCTGAAACGGGCCGGGGCCCAGGGTATCGTAGAATACCCGCTCAACAAGGTCATCGTATAG
- the rimI gene encoding ribosomal protein S18-alanine N-acetyltransferase has protein sequence MEHLVRLESADETSVRGRGTRRSPRIGENLALSQGEAMVDHMQDNSCEDVRGLSHSPYEAMKRPVEHNDAQTIIREMHLRDVGLTLEIEKKSFIAPWSSAMFGETLVSDISKGFVLELGKRIVGYIIFYAVSVEAHIMNLAVDPLKRRQGYAARLLSHTVELLKKSHISECYLEVREHNKEAIGLYSKFGFEVIGRRKRYYPETGEDAFVMRLTLTGQED, from the coding sequence ATGGAACACCTCGTGCGCCTCGAGAGCGCGGACGAAACGAGTGTCCGGGGGAGAGGGACGAGGCGAAGCCCAAGGATCGGCGAAAATCTTGCCTTATCACAGGGCGAGGCGATGGTTGACCATATGCAAGACAATTCCTGCGAAGACGTGAGAGGGCTTAGCCACTCGCCTTACGAAGCCATGAAGAGACCCGTGGAGCATAACGACGCGCAAACAATAATCAGGGAAATGCACCTCCGCGATGTCGGTCTGACCCTTGAAATAGAGAAAAAATCGTTCATCGCTCCCTGGAGCAGCGCCATGTTCGGAGAGACGCTTGTTTCAGACATTTCCAAGGGTTTTGTGCTTGAGCTTGGCAAGAGGATTGTCGGCTACATAATATTTTACGCTGTTAGCGTGGAAGCCCACATCATGAATCTTGCCGTTGACCCGCTCAAGAGAAGGCAGGGCTATGCCGCGCGTCTTCTGTCCCATACCGTAGAACTTTTGAAAAAGAGCCACATTTCAGAATGTTACCTGGAAGTAAGGGAACACAACAAAGAGGCCATAGGACTTTACAGCAAGTTCGGTTTTGAAGTAATAGGAAGGAGAAAGCGATACTATCCCGAAACGGGTGAAGATGCGTTCGTCATGCGACTTACGCTCACCGGACAGGAAGATTAG
- the hisH gene encoding imidazole glycerol phosphate synthase subunit HisH, producing the protein MPRQRTNASKGSFQQKAFCNRITGQQDVKELEGGEILIAVIDYGMGNLRSVTNALEKLGARAIVTRERKIIEDAAAIVLPGVGAFGKCIENLEKFDLIGLIKGMIEQGKRYLGICLGMQVLFESSEEAPGVAGMGVLKGTVPRFRSDLKVPHMGWNSIEVVKKTEILRGIESGEHFYFVHSYYCSPEEQDVVATRTVYGETFASAVERDNLFACQFHPEKSQRVGLKLLKNFIDLTG; encoded by the coding sequence ATGCCGCGGCAAAGAACCAACGCATCAAAGGGGTCCTTTCAACAAAAGGCGTTCTGTAACCGAATAACCGGACAACAAGATGTAAAAGAGCTTGAGGGCGGTGAGATTTTGATAGCAGTCATAGACTACGGTATGGGTAACTTAAGAAGCGTGACGAACGCCCTTGAGAAGCTGGGGGCCCGTGCGATTGTCACGCGGGAACGAAAGATTATTGAGGATGCGGCAGCGATCGTTTTGCCAGGCGTTGGTGCCTTCGGCAAATGCATAGAGAACCTCGAGAAATTTGACCTGATCGGCTTGATCAAGGGGATGATTGAACAAGGGAAAAGATATCTCGGCATATGCCTTGGCATGCAGGTGCTTTTTGAATCGAGCGAGGAAGCGCCGGGAGTTGCGGGCATGGGCGTCCTCAAGGGAACTGTTCCGCGTTTCAGGTCAGACTTAAAGGTGCCGCACATGGGGTGGAACAGTATCGAAGTCGTTAAGAAGACAGAGATCCTAAGGGGTATCGAAAGCGGCGAACATTTCTATTTTGTGCACTCCTATTACTGCAGCCCCGAGGAGCAAGACGTCGTGGCCACAAGGACCGTCTACGGAGAAACTTTTGCGTCCGCGGTTGAGAGGGACAATCTCTTCGCCTGCCAGTTTCACCCGGAGAAGAGCCAGCGGGTAGGGCTCAAACTCCTTAAGAATTTCATAGACCTTACAGGCTAA